A DNA window from Camelina sativa cultivar DH55 chromosome 17, Cs, whole genome shotgun sequence contains the following coding sequences:
- the LOC104758298 gene encoding cell division cycle 20.1, cofactor of APC complex-like codes for MKTEYDRFIPNRSAMDFEYAQFQLMEGRRLEEEEAKVIDSSRVAYRKQLAEVLGLNRNRILAFRNKRPSPTRRYSSDHHQPKPKPLLKPRRRIPPDPERTLDALDIVDDFYLNLLDWGSANLLAIALGNTVYLWDHSTGSVSHLVTVDQDKGPVTSVNWASDGRHLALGLNYGYVQLWDSVAQVLLRTFKACNGHSRVVSLAWNNHILSTGRFNGRIINNDVRIRSHVVATYKGHTREVCSLRWSPSGQRLASGGDDNLVHIWDLCSSSQWLHRLRGHTSAVKALSWSPFQSNLLATGGDETIKFWNTLTGACLNSVDTASQVSSLLWSTKERELLSSHGNQLTLWNYPSMAKITELSSGHISRVLCMAQSPDGCTVASVAGDEYLCFWNVFGVPETAKKPAPTRRRVHEPFSHSHMPLIRDDCYICSDHMESFDVCHWK; via the exons ATGAAAACGGAGTACGATAGATTCATACCCAACCGTTCGGCGATGGATTTTGAATACGCGCAGTTCCAGTTAATGGAAGGAAGGAGgctggaagaagaagaagccaaggtAATTGATTCATCTCGGGTTGCCTACAGAAAGCAATTGGCAGAGGTTTTGGGTTTGAATCGCAATCGCATCCTCGCCTTCAGGAACAAGCGACCTTCACCAACTCGTCGCTACTCCTCTGACCACCAccaacctaaacctaaaccacTCCTAAAGCCTCGCAGACGCATTCCTCCGGATCCCGAGAGAACGCTGGACGCGCTGGACATTGTTGATGATTTCTATCTCAACTTGCTTGACTGGGGCAGTGCTAATCTCTTAGCCATAGCTTTGGGTAACACTGTTTATCTCTGGGATCATTCCACTGGCTCTGTTTCTCATCTTGTGACTGTTGACCAAGACAAAGGACCCGTCACGAGTGTGAACTGGGCCTCTGATGGTCGTCACCTCGCCCTTGGCCTCAACTACGGCTATGTGCAGCTCTGGGACTCCGTTGCCCAAGTTCTACTGAGAACATTCAAAGCGTGTAACGGCCACTCGAGAGTAGTGTCACTGGCTTGGAACAACCACATCCTCTCAACGGGAAGATTCAATGGAAGGATCATCAACAACGATGTGCGTATCAGATCACACGTCGTGGCAACTTACAAAGGTCACACTCGTGAGGTTTGTTCTCTCAGGTGGTCACCATCTGGTCAGAGACTAGCTAGTGGTGGCGACGACAATTTGGTACACATATGGGATCTTTGTTCCAGTTCCCAATGGCTGCACAGGCTCAGGGGACATACTTCTGCGGTTAAAGCTCTCTCCTGGTCTCCGTTCCAGAGCAATTTGCTTGCAACTGGCGGTGATGAGACGATTAAGTTCTGGAACACCCTCACTGGGGCTTGCTTGAATTCAGTAGACACTGCTTCTCAAGTTTCTTCCTTGTTATGGAGCACCAAGGAAAGAGAGTTGCTTAGCTCACATGGGAATCAACTTACCCTCTGGAACTACCCATCCATGGCCAAAATAACTGAGCTCTCCTCCGGTCATATATCAAGAGTTCTTTGTATGGCTCAGAGTCCCGATGGTTGTACCGTAGCTTCTGTAGCAGGTGATGAGTATCTCTGCTTCTGGAATGTTTTTGGAGTACCAGAGACCGCCAAAAAACCTGCtccaacaagaagaagagttcaTGAGCCGTTTTCTCACTCTCACATGCCTCTTATTCG GGATGATTGTTACATCTGCTCTGATCATATGgaaagctttgatgtgtgtcACTGGAAGTGA
- the LOC104758297 gene encoding major pollen allergen Ole e 10-like, translating to MKMSSPLTILFIFLSFIMINHLYVVSSTQWCIATLTATNAQLQDNINFACSQGVDCGPIQPGGSCFIPDTLVSHASFVMNAYYQSHGRIMKACSFKNTGTLAVTDPSYGSCVYGS from the coding sequence atgAAAATGTCATCGCCTTTGACAatccttttcatttttctatcttttatcATGATCAACCATCTCTATGTGGTAAGTTCCACACAATGGTGTATAGCAACTCTGACCGCGACGAATGCGCAACTAcaagataatattaattttgcaTGTAGTCAAGGAGTTGATTGTGGGCCAATCCAACCAGGGGGGTCCTGTTTCATCCCCGATACTCTTGTAAGTCATGCGTCGTTTGTGATGAATGCTTATTACCAGAGCCACGGTCGAATCATGAAGGCgtgtagttttaaaaatacagGCACACTTGCTGTTACAGATCCTAGTTATGGAAGTTGTGTGTATGgatcttaa